The following are encoded together in the Stegostoma tigrinum isolate sSteTig4 chromosome 42, sSteTig4.hap1, whole genome shotgun sequence genome:
- the LOC132206732 gene encoding mucin-19-like, with protein sequence MNGSRLEDLFLQRGRCWLPELAPGGFRTYPHLYKTELCRRFAESGGCKYGERCQFAHGLHELRLLPRHPKYKTEYCRTFHSLGFCPYDSRCHFIHDEGERRFPPPQLDTGPRKPPWQPRAQSPASDGVSSSPASDSPERFPGSPARPGSEPPPATNNTSPAAGAASCCLYNNNNTSPAAGAASCCLYNNNTSPAAGAASCCLYNNNTSPVSGAASCCLYNNNTSPAAGAASCCLYNNNTSPAAGAASCCLYNNNTSPVSGAASCCLYNNNTSPVSGAASCCFYNNNTSPATGAASCCLYNNNTSPVSGAASCCLYNNNTSPVSGAASCCFYNNNTSPTTGAASCCLYNNNTSPVSGTAACHQHNNNTSPAGGAGIADLLVPLALKLQALEGSGSGPTSPPGSSGLRSPREADCPPGHRSPGLEARAHPAAAAEAPTALDSAKRLPVFSRISTRSI encoded by the coding sequence CGGGGCCGGTGCTGGCTCCCGGAGCTGGCTCCCGGAGGGTTCCGGACCTACCCGCACCTGTACAAGACCGAGTTGTGCCGCCGCTTCGCCGAGTCCGGGGGCTGTAAATACGGTGAACGCTGCCAGTTTGCTCACGGTCTGCACGAACTGAGACTGCTACCGCGGCACCCGAAGTACAAAACCGAATACTGCCGCACCTTCCACTCGCTCGGTTTCTGCCCGTACGACAGCCGCTGCCACTTCATTCACGATGAGGGAGAGCGCCGCTTCCCACCGCCTCAACTCGACACCGGTCCCCGCAAACCTCCCTGGCAGCCCCGCGCCCAGTCCCCCGCCTCGGACGGCGTGTCCTCCTCCCCCGCCTCCGACAGCCCTGAGCGGTTCCCTGGGAGCCCGGCCCGCCCCGGCTCGGAGCCGCCCCCCGCCACCAACAACACCTCTCCCGCCGCTGGCGCCGCCTCCTGCTGTCtctacaacaacaacaacacctcTCCCGCCGCTGGCGCCGCCTCCTGCTGTCTCTACAACAACAACACCTCTCCCGCCGCTGGCGCCGCCTCCTGCTGTCTCTACAACAACAACACCTCTCCTGTCAGTGGCGCCGCCTCCTGCTGTCTCTACAACAACAACACCTCTCCCGCCGCTGGCGCCGCCTCCTGCTGTCTCTACAACAACAACACCTCTCCCGCCGCTGGCGCCGCCTCCTGCTGTCTCTACAACAACAACACCTCTCCTGTCAGTGGCGCCGCCTCCTGCTGTCTCTACAACAACAACACCTCTCCTGTCAGTGGCGCCGCCTCCTGCTGTTTCTACAACAACAACACCTCTCCCGCCACTGGCGCCGCCTCCTGCTGTCTCTACAACAACAACACCTCTCCTGTCAGTGGCGCCGCCTCCTGCTGTCTCTACAACAACAACACCTCTCCTGTCAGTGGCGCCGCCTCCTGCTGTTTCTACAACAACAACACCTCTCCCACCACTGGCGCCGCCTCCTGCTGTCTCTACAACAACAACACCTCTCCTGTCAGTGGCACTGCTGCCTGTCACCAACACAACAACAACACCTCTCCAGCTGGTGGCGCCGGCATCGCGGACCTCCTGGTGCCGCTGGCGCTGAAGCTGCAGGCGCTGGAGGGCTCGGGTTCAGGCCCCACCTCGCCACCTGGGTCATCCGGCCTGCGGTCTCCCAGGGAAGCAGACTGCCCCCCCGGACACAGGAGCCCTGGCCTGGAGGCTCGGGCTCACCCCGCCGCCGCTGCCGAGGCTCCCACCGCCCTGGACTCGGCGAAACGTCTCCCCGTCTTCAGCAGGATCTCGACCAGGAGCATTTGA
- the taf6l gene encoding TAF6-like RNA polymerase II p300/CBP-associated factor-associated factor 65 kDa subunit 6L yields the protein MSERDERRYVELSRESVRLMGESVGLELGDEVSALLAEDVSYRLRETAQNGTQFMRHAKRRRLTVEDFNRALRWANVEPVCGYGAPDVLPFRSVKEGELFVVEDREVNLVELALATNIPKGCGQTVVRVQVSYLESKANEEAQGAVPAAVSSLSDDLLKYYQQITRAVLGDDQQLMKVALQDLQLNSKIAALLPYFVHVVSGVKSVSHDLDQLNRLLHIVKSLISNPYLYLGNYMKSLVSSVMYCILEPLAASINPLNDHWTLRDYAALLLTHIFRCHGDLVSALSHQILLTLQKVLIDPVRPLCSHYGALVGLHALGWKAVERVLYPHLHMYWPNLQAVLDDNSVSNAQVKADGHKVYGAILVAVENLLKTKLLMVVSADGGSVPSSPAGSPVREPHTEFGFGITSHLLQTGAGPSYELVHPAPGLAQMYRELYSFFGDSLATRFGTGSRIPASAFPSAGKEPVGQAAAAGTDPKTQRAGLNGTDQGRKMPQLTMSLADSPVQGSSPGPDQPSLQRAGLTPRNKSTAQLSTDQGLLHQRGTLGLRDVFQRAPVCPQAGPSAFLIAGRQMGRRGKGRRFQTSFPIYHKASLASKYSQRLPMIGRVNKPIRRWLRADYPLYLPL from the exons ATGTCTGAGCGTGACGAGAGGAGATACGTGGAGCTGAGCCGGGAGTCGGTCAGACTGATGGGGGAGAGCGTGGGGCTGGAGCTGGGCGACGAGGTCAGCGCTCTGCTGGCGGAGGATGTGTCTTACCGACTGCGAGAGACCGCCCAG AACGGCACCCAGTTCATGAGGCACGCCAAGCGCCGGCGCCTCACCGTGGAGGACTTTAACAGGGCACTGCGGTGGGCGAATGTGGAG CCTGTGTGTGGTTACGGGGCCCCGGATGTGCTCCCTTTTCGCTCGGTGAAGGAGGGAGAGCTGTTTGTCGTCGAGGATCGTGAGGTGAATCTGGTGGAGCTGGCCCTGGCGACCAACATCCCGAAGGGCTGTGGTCAAACTGTAGTCCGAG TTCAGGTCTCCTACTTGGAGAGTAAAGCAAACGAGGAAGCTCAGGGAGCGG TTCCTGCGGCAGTCTCCAGCCTCTCCGATGACCTCCTCAAGTATTACCAACAGATTACCAGAGCGGTCCTAGGGGATGACCAGCAACTCATGAAG GTCGCTCTTCAGGATCTTCAGTTGAATTCGAAGATCGCAGCCCTGCTCCCTTACTTTGTCCATGTCGTCAGTGGG GTTAAATCGGTGAGTCATGATCTCGACCAGCTGAACCGCCTTCTGCACATAGTGAAGAGTTTAATCAGTAATCCCTACCTCTACCTGGGGAACTACATGAAGAGCCTCGTCTCCAGTGTCATGTACTGTATTCTGGAGCCTCTCGCAGCCTCAATAAACCCTCTCAACGATCACTGGACCCTGAGGGATTACGCTGCACTGCTCCTTACTCACATCTTCAG GTGCCATGGTGATTTAGTGAGTGCACTGTCCCACCAGATCCTTCTGACCCTCCAGAAGGTGCTGATCGATCCCGTGCGGCCTCTCTGCTCTCACTATGGAGCCCTGGTGGGTTTACACGCGCTGGGCTGGAAG GCTGTAGAACGTGTCCTTTACCCCCATCTGCACATGTACTGGCCAAACCTGCAGGCTGTCCTCGATGATAACTCAGTGTCCAACGCACAGGTTAAAGCTGATGGTCACAAGGTGTACGGAGCCATTCTG GTGGCTGTGGAGAACTTGTTGAAGACGAAGCTGCTGATGGTGGTGTCGGCAGACGGAGGCAGCGTTCCGAGCTCTCCGGCAGGGAGCCCGGTGCGGGAGCCTCACACCGAGTTTGGTTTTGGCATCACAAGCCACCTGCTGCAGACGGGCGCGGGCCCGAGCTACGAGCTGGTCCACCCTGCTCCCGGCCTGGCGCAGATGTACCGTGAGCTGTATTCCTTCTTTGGGGACAGCCTGGCCACTCGTTTTGGGACAGGATCCAGAATCCCGGCTTCAGCTTTCCCGTCTGCCGGCAAGGAACCCGTCGGCCAGGCTGCTGCAGCGGGCACTGACCCGAAGACCCAGAGGGCAGGCCTCAACGGCACTGACCAAGGCCGGAAGATGCCGCAGCTCACCATGAGTTTAGCCGATAGCCCAGTGCAGGGAAGTAGCCCAGGGCCTGATCAGCCCTCGCTCCAGAGAGCCGGCCTTACTCCCCGAAACAAATCCACAGCTCAGCTGTCGACGGACCAGGGTCTGCTCCACCAAAGGGGGACCCTGGGTCTCCGGGATGTCTTCCAGAGGGCTCCTGTCTGCCCTCAGGCTGGTCCCTCTGCCTTCCTGATTGCTGGCAGGCAGATGGGCCGAAGGGGAAAAGGCCGCCGTTTCCAGACCAGCTTCCCGATCTATCACAAAGCCAGCCTGGCTTCCAAGTACAGTCAGAGGCTGCCCATGATTGGCCGGGTTAACAAACCAATCAGGAGGTGGCTCAGGGCCGACTATCCCCTGTACCTGCCCCTTTAA